One Pseudomonas lalucatii genomic window carries:
- a CDS encoding AI-2E family transporter → MLNNDRLLVQILLLGLLGASLWVLAPFWSALFWAAVLAFASWPLMRLLTRWLNGRQATAAALLTFGWIVLVAVPLVLLGFNLADHVRDATALVKGFQVEGLPPPPTWLAALPLVGESLVSAWQTVDQQGSAFFATLRPYLGQVGNWLLARSAQIGGGVLELALSLVLVFFFYRDGPRLAAFVHSLLDRLIGARADHYLELVAGTVQRVVNGVIGTAAAQGLLAMIGFYIAGVPGALLLGIVTFVLSLIPMGPPLVWLPATAWLISQGDYGFAVFLGIWGFFVISGVDNILKPYLISRGGNLPLVVVLLGVFGGILAFGFMGLFLGPTVLAVAYSLLSDWVANKAPPPAAPGEGPPAGLNL, encoded by the coding sequence ATGCTCAATAACGACCGCCTGCTGGTGCAGATCCTGCTCCTCGGGCTGCTGGGCGCCAGCCTCTGGGTGCTCGCACCCTTCTGGTCGGCGCTGTTCTGGGCCGCGGTGCTGGCCTTTGCCAGTTGGCCGCTGATGCGCCTGCTGACCCGCTGGCTGAACGGTCGACAGGCCACGGCAGCCGCCTTGCTGACCTTCGGCTGGATCGTCCTGGTGGCCGTGCCGTTGGTGCTGCTGGGCTTCAACCTGGCCGATCACGTGCGAGACGCCACGGCCCTGGTCAAGGGCTTTCAGGTCGAGGGGCTGCCGCCCCCACCGACCTGGCTGGCGGCCTTGCCGCTGGTCGGCGAGTCCCTGGTGTCGGCTTGGCAGACCGTCGATCAACAGGGTTCGGCATTCTTCGCCACCCTGCGTCCCTACCTGGGCCAGGTCGGCAACTGGTTGCTGGCGCGCAGCGCGCAGATCGGCGGCGGGGTGCTGGAGCTGGCCCTGAGCCTGGTCCTGGTGTTCTTCTTCTACCGTGACGGGCCGCGCCTGGCGGCCTTCGTCCACAGCCTGCTCGACCGCCTGATCGGCGCCCGTGCCGACCATTACCTGGAGCTGGTCGCCGGGACCGTGCAGCGGGTGGTCAACGGGGTGATCGGTACCGCGGCGGCGCAGGGCCTGCTGGCGATGATAGGGTTCTACATCGCCGGGGTGCCGGGCGCCCTGCTGTTGGGCATCGTCACCTTCGTGCTCAGCCTGATCCCCATGGGGCCGCCGCTGGTCTGGCTGCCGGCCACGGCCTGGCTGATCAGCCAGGGTGACTACGGTTTTGCCGTCTTCCTCGGCATCTGGGGCTTCTTCGTGATCAGTGGGGTGGACAACATCCTCAAGCCCTATCTGATCAGCCGCGGCGGCAACCTGCCGCTGGTGGTGGTGCTGCTCGGCGTGTTCGGCGGCATCCTGGCCTTCGGCTTCATGGGCCTGTTTCTCGGCCCCACGGTGCTGGCCGTGGCCTACAGCCTGCTCAGCGACTGGGTGGCGAACAAGGCGCCGCCCCCGGCCGCACCGGGCGAGGGGCCGCCCGCCGGGCTGAACCTGTAG
- a CDS encoding DUF4892 domain-containing protein — protein MRGIGLFFACMAGGAAWAADLPGSRDLEVLPRFPGTQIVAYAESGEQERIYPQGAIRRISGRLRYEREVAAKGQFTALTYELPRTHTADEVFRAAREALQAQDAELLYWCEGRECGSSNLWANAVFGRSSLYGSDDQQAYVLMRLAAPRQDSLLALYSITRGNRRAYLHAELLAADAALGELLPTPATLLRQLRSSGELRLPRQSEPSPAWANLLSRSLNLDSTLRVSLAGAQAEAWREALVEQRVRAARLELGDSAVPGLRISVLR, from the coding sequence ATGCGCGGTATCGGCCTGTTTTTCGCGTGCATGGCGGGGGGGGCGGCCTGGGCCGCGGATCTGCCGGGTAGTCGCGACCTCGAAGTCTTGCCACGGTTTCCCGGGACCCAGATCGTCGCCTATGCCGAGAGCGGCGAGCAGGAGCGGATCTACCCGCAAGGGGCGATCCGCCGCATCAGCGGCCGCCTGCGTTACGAGCGCGAGGTCGCGGCCAAGGGGCAGTTCACCGCCTTGACCTACGAGCTGCCGCGCACCCACACGGCCGACGAGGTGTTCCGCGCGGCACGCGAGGCCCTGCAGGCCCAGGATGCCGAGTTGCTGTACTGGTGCGAGGGGCGCGAATGCGGTTCGAGCAACCTGTGGGCCAACGCGGTATTCGGCCGCTCCAGTCTGTACGGTTCCGACGACCAACAGGCTTATGTCCTGATGCGCCTGGCCGCGCCGCGCCAAGACAGCCTGCTGGCGCTCTACAGCATCACGCGCGGCAACCGCCGGGCCTATCTGCATGCCGAACTGCTCGCCGCCGATGCGGCGCTGGGCGAGTTGCTGCCGACGCCCGCCACCTTGCTGCGGCAGTTGCGCAGCAGCGGCGAACTGCGCCTGCCGAGGCAGAGCGAACCGAGCCCGGCCTGGGCGAATCTGCTGTCGCGCAGCCTCAATCTCGACAGCACCCTACGCGTCAGCCTCGCCGGTGCCCAGGCCGAGGCCTGGCGTGAGGCTTTGGTCGAGCAACGGGTGCGTGCCGCGCGCCTGGAGCTGGGCGATAGCGCGGTGCCGGGCCTGCGCATCAGCGTGCTGCGTTAG